One region of Fusobacterium russii ATCC 25533 genomic DNA includes:
- the ilvA gene encoding threonine ammonia-lyase, with translation MLNFKSIEKAYSDIKNSIKKTPLMECKTLDEMLGCETYLKLENLQKTGSFKIRGAINKIMNLTEEEKKKGVIASSAGNHAQGVALGARTAQISATIVMPETAPISKVEATKSYGARVIQCGAFYDQAYQKALEIQREEGMTFLHPFNDEYVIAGQGTIGIEILEDNKDIDIILVPVGGGGLLSGIALAAKSIKPNIKVYGVEATGAASMKKSLEENKVVGLEKCKTIADGIAVAKVGDKTFEIVKKYVDGIITVSEEEISQAILFLLEKSKVVAEGAGATALAGLLSEEIDVINKKVCCVVSGGNIDINNIEKIVNRAQIIQGRRVRFTVNLNDSFGQVNRVTEILKDHRVNILYLNQTRYNIDLDVNEQKLSVVIECKNAKHGLKVLEALRNDGFRVDEK, from the coding sequence ATGTTAAATTTTAAAAGTATTGAAAAAGCATATTCCGATATTAAAAACAGTATAAAAAAAACACCACTTATGGAATGTAAGACTTTAGACGAGATGTTAGGCTGTGAAACTTATTTAAAACTTGAGAATTTACAGAAAACAGGTTCATTTAAAATTAGAGGCGCAATAAATAAAATAATGAATCTAACTGAAGAGGAAAAGAAAAAAGGTGTTATAGCCTCATCGGCAGGAAATCATGCCCAGGGAGTTGCACTTGGAGCTAGAACAGCTCAAATATCAGCAACAATAGTTATGCCGGAAACAGCTCCTATATCAAAGGTTGAAGCTACGAAGTCCTATGGTGCAAGAGTAATCCAATGTGGTGCCTTTTATGATCAGGCATATCAAAAGGCATTGGAAATTCAAAGAGAAGAAGGAATGACATTTTTACATCCTTTTAATGATGAATATGTGATAGCAGGTCAGGGGACTATAGGTATTGAAATTTTGGAAGACAATAAAGATATAGATATAATATTAGTTCCGGTTGGTGGTGGAGGGCTATTATCAGGAATAGCTTTGGCAGCCAAGAGTATAAAACCTAATATAAAAGTATATGGAGTTGAAGCGACCGGAGCAGCTTCAATGAAAAAATCTTTAGAAGAGAATAAAGTGGTAGGTTTAGAAAAATGTAAGACCATAGCTGATGGAATAGCTGTTGCGAAAGTTGGAGATAAGACATTTGAAATAGTTAAAAAATATGTAGATGGAATAATAACTGTGAGTGAAGAAGAAATATCACAGGCAATATTATTTTTATTGGAAAAATCAAAAGTAGTAGCAGAAGGAGCAGGAGCTACAGCTCTAGCAGGTCTTCTATCAGAGGAGATAGATGTTATTAATAAAAAGGTTTGTTGTGTTGTTTCCGGTGGAAATATAGATATAAATAATATTGAAAAAATAGTAAATAGAGCACAAATAATTCAAGGAAGAAGAGTAAGATTTACCGTAAATTTAAATGATTCATTTGGTCAAGTAAATAGAGTTACTGAAATTTTAAAAGATCATAGAGTGAATATTTTATATTTGAATCAAACGAGATATAACATAGATTTAGATGTTAATGAACAAAAATTAAGTGTTGTAATTGAATGTAAAAATGCAAAGCATGGTTTAAAAGTTTTGGAAGCTTTAAGAAATGATGGATTTAGAGTTGATGAAAAATAA
- a CDS encoding SDR family NAD(P)-dependent oxidoreductase, giving the protein MENRVKGKIVFITGASSGIGKASAEKFAQAGASLILCARRNEILNDLKKELEEKYKVKVQTLSFDVRNYNEVISNINLLPENWKNIEILVNNAGLALGTDKFHEYDIENIDKMIDTNIKGFAYIANSVIPLMLKTNKVCTVINIGSVAGDIAYPGGSIYCATKFAVKAMSDSMRADLMDTKIKITNIKPGLVETEFSIVRFHGDKNKADNVYKGIIPLYAKDVADCIFYIANLPDKVQIPELTITPLHQASAVHIYKEK; this is encoded by the coding sequence ATGGAAAATCGTGTTAAAGGAAAAATTGTATTTATAACTGGTGCAAGTAGTGGAATAGGTAAGGCAAGTGCTGAAAAATTTGCTCAAGCTGGCGCTAGTTTAATTTTATGTGCTAGAAGAAACGAAATTCTAAATGATTTAAAAAAAGAGCTTGAGGAAAAATATAAAGTAAAAGTACAAACTCTTTCTTTTGATGTTAGAAATTATAACGAGGTTATATCTAATATAAATTTATTACCGGAAAATTGGAAAAATATTGAAATTTTAGTCAATAATGCCGGATTAGCTTTGGGAACTGATAAATTTCATGAGTATGACATAGAAAATATTGATAAGATGATAGATACAAATATAAAAGGTTTTGCCTATATAGCCAATAGTGTAATACCTCTTATGTTAAAAACAAACAAAGTCTGTACTGTAATAAATATTGGCTCTGTGGCAGGTGATATAGCATATCCAGGTGGAAGTATATACTGTGCTACAAAATTTGCAGTTAAAGCTATGAGTGATTCAATGAGAGCAGATTTAATGGATACAAAAATCAAGATTACAAATATAAAACCTGGGCTTGTGGAAACTGAATTTAGTATTGTTAGATTTCATGGTGATAAGAACAAGGCAGATAATGTTTATAAAGGTATTATTCCTCTTTATGCTAAAGATGTTGCTGACTGTATATTTTATATCGCAAACCTTCCTGATAAAGTCCAAATTCCTGAACTTACTATAACTCCTCTACATCAGGCAAGTGCAGTGCATATTTATAAAGAAAAATAA
- the rpsB gene encoding 30S ribosomal protein S2: protein MSVVSMKQLLEAGVHFGHQAKRWNPKMKPYIFTERNGIHVIDLHKSLKKIEEAYEEMRKIAENGGKVLFVGTKKQAQEAVKEQAVRAGMYYVNSRWLGGMLTNFSTIKKRIERMKELERMDEDGTLDSGYTKKEAAEFRKELSKLSKNLSGIRDMEKAPDAIYVVDVKMEELSVIEASNLKIPVFAMIDTNVDPDLITYPIPANDDAIRSVKLITSVIANAIVEGNQGKEVVEPESEEVNVEEGSAE, encoded by the coding sequence ATGTCAGTAGTATCAATGAAACAATTATTGGAAGCAGGAGTTCACTTTGGACATCAAGCAAAAAGATGGAATCCCAAAATGAAACCTTATATTTTTACAGAGAGAAATGGAATTCATGTAATTGATTTACATAAATCTTTGAAAAAAATAGAAGAAGCTTATGAAGAAATGAGAAAAATCGCTGAAAATGGTGGAAAAGTTCTTTTTGTAGGAACTAAAAAACAAGCTCAAGAAGCAGTAAAAGAACAAGCTGTAAGAGCTGGAATGTATTATGTAAATAGCAGATGGCTAGGTGGAATGTTAACTAATTTCTCAACTATTAAAAAAAGAATTGAGAGAATGAAAGAATTAGAAAGAATGGATGAAGACGGAACTTTAGATTCAGGATATACTAAAAAAGAAGCAGCTGAATTTAGAAAAGAATTGTCTAAACTTTCTAAAAACTTATCAGGAATTAGAGATATGGAGAAAGCTCCAGATGCTATATATGTAGTAGATGTTAAAATGGAAGAATTATCTGTAATAGAAGCAAGCAACTTAAAAATACCAGTGTTTGCTATGATAGATACAAATGTTGATCCGGATTTAATAACTTATCCAATTCCGGCAAATGATGATGCAATAAGATCAGTAAAATTAATTACATCTGTAATTGCTAATGCAATAGTTGAAGGAAATCAAGGAAAAGAAGTTGTAGAGCCTGAATCTGAAGAAGTAAATGTAGAAGAAGGATCTGCAGAATAA